The Oscillospiraceae bacterium genome contains the following window.
GCGCGGCGATGCCTACGCCCGCAAGGGAGGTGACCGCACCGACCCGCATTGTGACGACAACGGTGCGGGTGACCGGCGGCGTACTGGCCGCTGTGAGCTGTAAGACGCAGACGGACATTCCCAAGGACAAGATCTTTGCCGTGGTGCGGGCGCTCAAGACTGTGACCGTGGCCGCCCCGGTGACCATCGGGCAGGTCGTGCTGCCCAACGCCGCCGACACCGGCGTGGATGTGATCGCCACAAAAAATGTGGCAGTAAAGTAAGCGGAGAAGCCCCCTCTGTCAGGGGGCTTCTTTCATTCCGGTGCTCACAGTCGCTGTGTTATGAAAATAACTTTCCCGAAAAGGTTAAATATTTCAAGAATTTTGGGCAAAAATCAACGGTGTGTTTGAATAATGCACAAAAAAACTGTCGTTTTTTCGGCTTTTCGACAATTCTGCTAAAAATACTTTCTTTTTTATGAAGAATATGTTAATATCTAATTAACAAAGTGCTTCGGCTGCAGAACCAGACAGCCCCGGCACCGAGTTGGGAGAAACCCACTCAAAAATTTGGAGGAATGCTTTTATGATGAAGTATCTGCAGAAGCTCGGCAAAGCTCTTATGCTTCCCGTTGCTGCGCTGCCCGTCTGTGGTATCCTGATGGGCATCGGTTACGCTTTCGCTCCCGCTGTTATGGGTGCTGAGGGCGCAACTTCCGGTTTCGCTTACACTCTCGGTTTCCTGCTGATCAAGGCCGGCGGCGCCCTGATCGACAACATGGCATGGCTGTTCGCCATCGGCGCTGCTGTGGGTCTGTCTGACGACCACGACGGCACTGCCGGTCTGGCCGGTCTGGTCAGCTTCCTGATGATGCAGCAGCTGCTCAGCCCCGGCGTTGTCGGCGCTGTCCGCACGCTGGAGGAAGGCACCGTCGATTACATTGCTTTCAGCAAGATCGCCGGCAACTCCTTCATCGGCATCCTGGCCGCCATCATCGGTGCTGCCTGCTACAACAAGTTCAAGAATACCCAGCTGCCTGACTGGCTGGCATTCTTCAGCGGCAAGCGCAGCGTTGCTATCGTGACCGCGGTTGTTTCTATCGTGGTTTCCGTTGTTCTGCTGTTTGTCTGGCCCATCATCTTCGGCGTTCTGGTTGCCCTCGGCAACGGCATTGCCAAGATGAGCGGCATCGGCGCCGGCATCTACGCTTTCCTGAACCGTCTGCTGATCCCCACCGGCCTGCATCACGCTCTGAACAACGTGTTCTGGTTCGACACCATCGGTCTGGGCGATCTGAAGCACTTCTGGGCTGGCGATGTCACCGGTCAGAATGGTGTTAATTGGGACCTCGGCATGTACATGTCCGGCTTCTTCCCCTGCATGATGTTCGGTATCCCCGGTGCTGCTCTGGCCATGGTCCAGACTGCCAAGAACAAGAAGGCTGCTATCGGTCTGGTTGTTTCCGCTGCTATCTGCGCCTTCGTCTGCGGCGTTACCGAGCCGTTCGAGTTCGGCTTCATGTTCCTCTGCTTCCCCCTGTATGTTGTCTATGCTGCTCTGTACGGCATCTTCACCATCATTACCTACTACACCGGCTTCCGCGCAGGCTTCTGCTTCTCCGCTGGTGCTACCGACCTGATCTTCTCCGCCAGCCTGCCTGCTGCTGCTAAGACTTGGATGATCATTCCTCTGGGCATCGCTGCCTTCGTCGTGTTCTACCTCGTCTTTAAGTTCGCCATCACCAAGTTCGACCTGAAGACCCCCGGCCGTGAGGATGAGGATGCTGAGGCTGCTGAGGCCAACATCACCCTCGCCAACAACGACTTCACCGCCATCGCCTCCGGCGTTCTGGCTGCTGTCGGCGGCAAGGACAATGTTGCCAACGTTGACTACTGCGCCACTCGTCTGCGCTTCGAGGTCAAGGACAGCACTGGTGTCAACGAGAAGGCCGTCAAGGCTGCTGGTGCTGCCGGCGTTATCCGCCCCAGCAAGACCGCTTGCCAGGTCGTTATCGGCCCCAAGGTTCAGTTTGTCTATGACGAGCTGAAGAAGATGCTGTAATTTCTGACATCTTTCGGTAAAGGTCTGGTTCCCTTTATCAAATCCGCCGTGGGCGGGCCTACGCCCGCCCACGGCCTTTTGTTTGGAAACGAAATTTTGGTATAAAATTTAAATTTAGGTCATGGTATATCATGGCGCAGCGTGGTATAATGCAAATAAGAATAACGGAGCGCGCCCGCTCCGAAATATCAGGAGGTATTTTCTTATGAAGATCATCCGTGCTAAGGATTATTACGACATGTCCCGCAAGGCCGCCAACATCATCTCGGCGCAGGTCATCATGAAGCCCAACTGCGTGCTGGGTCTGGCCACCGGCGGTACCCCCGTGGGCACCTACAAGCAGCTGGTCGAGTGGTACAACAAGGGCGATATCGACTTCTCCGAGGTCACGACCGTCAATCTGGACGAGTACCGCGGCCTGCCGAAGGAGCACCCCGAGAGCTATTGGAGCTTCATGCACCGCAACCTGTTTGACCATGTGAACATCCGCCCCGAGGCCATCAACCTGCCCGATGGCACGAACCTCGACGCTGCGGCCGAGTGCGCCCGCTATGACGCCATCATCCACAGTGTCGGCGGCGTTGACCTGCAGCTGCTGGGCATCGGCAACGACGGCCACATCGGCTTCAACGAGCCGAACGAGGCTTTCGAGCTGGGCACCCACTGCGTTGACCTGAAAGAGGAGACCATTGAGGCCAACAAGCGCTTCTTTGACGGCAACGCCGATCTGGTCCCCAAGCAGGCCTACACCATGGGCATCAAGACCATCATGCAGGCCCGCAAGGTCCTGATGGTCGCCAACGGCAAGGGCAAGGCCGACATCGTCAAGAAGGCATTCTTCGGCCCTGTCACGCCGGAGGTCCCCGCCAGCATCCTGCAGATGCACCCCGACTTCATTCTGGTTGGTGACGAGGAAGCCCTGAGCGAGATCTGATCAGCGGAGGAATACTGCTATGATCATCAAAAATGCAAAAGTTTACAGCGACGGCTGCCGCTTTGTAGAAAAAGATCTTATCATCCGTGACGGCCGCATCGTCTTTGGCGCAGCCCCGCTGGAAGGGGAGGCAGTCATCGACGCGGACGGTGCCTACGCACTGCCGGGTCTGGTGGACATCCATTTCCACGGCGCGGTCGGCCATGATTTCTGTGACGCCGATGCGGCAGGCCTGCAGGCCATCGCGGATTTTGAGGCGAGCAAGGGCGTTCTGGCCATCTGCCCCGCCACGATGACCTTCAGCGAGGAGATCCTGAACGGCATCATGGATGTGGCCGCAGCGCACAGGAACGAGCGCGGCGCAGATCTGGTCGGCATCAATATGGAGGGTCCCTACATCAGCCCCCGCAAGGTCGGCGCCCAGAACCCCAAGTATGTCATGGGGGCGGACGCAGCCATGTTCCGCCGCCTGCAGGCGCGCAGCGGCGGGCTGATCAAGCTGGTCGATGTGGCGCCCGAGGAGCCGGGAAACCTCGACTTCATCAAGGAATGTCACGATGAGGTGCGCATTTCCATCGCGCACACCTGCACCGACTATGAGACAGCCAAGGCTGCCTTTGCCGCCGGTGCCACCCACATGACCCACCTGTACAACGCGATGCCCGGCATCACCCACCGTGAGCCTGGCCCCATCATCGCCGCGCTGGAGGAGGGTGCCGAGGTCGAGCTGATCACCGACAATGTACACATCCACCCCGCCATGGTGCGGTTCACCTTCAACACCTTTGGCGATGACCATGTGATTCTGATCGCCGACAGTATGATGGCCTGCGGCCTGCCGGACGGCGAGTACAGTCTGGGCGGTCAGGCCGTCACGGTGCGCGGACCCCGCGCCACCCTGACCGAGCAGCCCGGCACGATTGCCGGCAGCGCGACCTGCCTGTTTGACTGCATGAAGCGCGCCGTTCTGGAGATGGGCGTGCCCCTTGTAAGCGCCGTCCGCGCCGCCACCCTGAACCCGGCGCGCAGTATCGGTGTCGATGCCGACTACGGCAGCCTTGACGCCGGCCGTTACGGCAATGTCGTGCTGGTCAATGACAAGCTGGATATTGTCAAAGTGATCCGCCACGGAGAGGTTATCGGCTAAAGGATTAGCGGCAGCCTCCCGGAAACTCGCTTTCTTTTGG
Protein-coding sequences here:
- a CDS encoding PTS transporter subunit EIIC, which produces MMKYLQKLGKALMLPVAALPVCGILMGIGYAFAPAVMGAEGATSGFAYTLGFLLIKAGGALIDNMAWLFAIGAAVGLSDDHDGTAGLAGLVSFLMMQQLLSPGVVGAVRTLEEGTVDYIAFSKIAGNSFIGILAAIIGAACYNKFKNTQLPDWLAFFSGKRSVAIVTAVVSIVVSVVLLFVWPIIFGVLVALGNGIAKMSGIGAGIYAFLNRLLIPTGLHHALNNVFWFDTIGLGDLKHFWAGDVTGQNGVNWDLGMYMSGFFPCMMFGIPGAALAMVQTAKNKKAAIGLVVSAAICAFVCGVTEPFEFGFMFLCFPLYVVYAALYGIFTIITYYTGFRAGFCFSAGATDLIFSASLPAAAKTWMIIPLGIAAFVVFYLVFKFAITKFDLKTPGREDEDAEAAEANITLANNDFTAIASGVLAAVGGKDNVANVDYCATRLRFEVKDSTGVNEKAVKAAGAAGVIRPSKTACQVVIGPKVQFVYDELKKML
- the nagB gene encoding glucosamine-6-phosphate deaminase, giving the protein MKIIRAKDYYDMSRKAANIISAQVIMKPNCVLGLATGGTPVGTYKQLVEWYNKGDIDFSEVTTVNLDEYRGLPKEHPESYWSFMHRNLFDHVNIRPEAINLPDGTNLDAAAECARYDAIIHSVGGVDLQLLGIGNDGHIGFNEPNEAFELGTHCVDLKEETIEANKRFFDGNADLVPKQAYTMGIKTIMQARKVLMVANGKGKADIVKKAFFGPVTPEVPASILQMHPDFILVGDEEALSEI
- the nagA gene encoding N-acetylglucosamine-6-phosphate deacetylase, translating into MIIKNAKVYSDGCRFVEKDLIIRDGRIVFGAAPLEGEAVIDADGAYALPGLVDIHFHGAVGHDFCDADAAGLQAIADFEASKGVLAICPATMTFSEEILNGIMDVAAAHRNERGADLVGINMEGPYISPRKVGAQNPKYVMGADAAMFRRLQARSGGLIKLVDVAPEEPGNLDFIKECHDEVRISIAHTCTDYETAKAAFAAGATHMTHLYNAMPGITHREPGPIIAALEEGAEVELITDNVHIHPAMVRFTFNTFGDDHVILIADSMMACGLPDGEYSLGGQAVTVRGPRATLTEQPGTIAGSATCLFDCMKRAVLEMGVPLVSAVRAATLNPARSIGVDADYGSLDAGRYGNVVLVNDKLDIVKVIRHGEVIG